In Papaver somniferum cultivar HN1 chromosome 1, ASM357369v1, whole genome shotgun sequence, a genomic segment contains:
- the LOC113322264 gene encoding major latex protein 15-like, whose protein sequence is MAHGHSTSCLVGKLVTELDVNYNADKYYQIFKNHEEVSRAIPHIYRSIKVLEGHGKTSGCIKEWCYIHEGKTLILKESTTYNDETRMICHSVVGGDIANDYKMFNATLLVKGNFSSQVVAIAHPPQPTLIHHSSLCRLAHKSHVSLSKLAEKSHLSFGKREHKHHFSLKPILHNLAGCDCDTRRQEFSPPVPTYVAPSFHGNTVMWIIDYEKMNKDTPVPVSYLAFFHRIILDLNSHFCAYG, encoded by the exons ATGGCACATGGCCATAGCActtcatgtttagttgggaaacttgTTACTGAGTTGGATGTTAACTACAACGCCGACAAGTATTACCAAATATTTAAGAACCATGAAGAGGTTTCAAGAGCAATACCTCATATTTACAGGAGCATAAAAGTTCTTGAGGGACATGGAAAGACTTCCGGTTGTATCAAGGAATGGTGCTATATTCATG AGGGTAAAACACTGATTCTCAAGGAGAGCACAACATATAACGATGAAACAAGGATGATATGTCACAGCGTTGTAGGAGGAGATATTGCAAATGATTACAAGATGTTCAATGCAACACTTCTGGTTAAGGGAAATTTTAGTAGTCAAGTTGTTGCAATTGCCCACCCACCCCAGCCGACTCTCATCCATCATTCTAGCCTTTGTAGGCTGGCTCATAAGTCTCACGTTAGCCTTAGTAAGCTGGCTGAGAAGTCTCATCTTAGCTTTGGCAAGCGGGAGCACAAGCATCATTTTAGCCTTAAGCCGATTTTGCACAACCTGGCCGGCTGTGACTGTGACACGCGAAGGCAAGAGTTTAGTCCACCCGTTCCTACGTACGTGGCTCCGTCCTTTCATGGAAACACTGTGATGTGGATCATAGATTATGAGAAGATGAATAAGGATACACCAGTTCCTGTTTCTTATCTAGCTTTCTTCCATCGGATCATTCTAGACTT